DNA from Daucus carota subsp. sativus chromosome 1, DH1 v3.0, whole genome shotgun sequence:
TTCTGAAGAATTACTAGCTGAATTTGCGCATTTTTGTGATGTTTGTGGGAAAGGATTTAAGCGCGATGCGAATTTACGAATGCATATGAGGGCTCATGGGAATGAGTTCAAGACTCTGGAAGCTTTAGCTAAGCCGGAGAAGGGTTTGAATTTTGGGGTTAAGAAGATTAGGTTTTCGTGTCCGATGATCGGTTGTAATAGGAATAAGTGTCATGATAAGTTTAAGGCGTTGAAAACGGTTGTTTGTGTGAAGAATCATTTTAAGAGGAGTCATTGTCCGAAATCGTATGTGTGTAGTAGGTGTAATAAGAAGAGTTTTTCTGTGATGTCGGATTTGAGGAATCATTTGAAGCATTGCGGGGAGGTTAAGTGGAAGTGTACGTGTGGGACAAGTTTTTCGAGGAAAGATAAGTTGTTTGGACATATGGCTTTGTTTGAGGGGCATATGCCTGCGATTATGGAGGATGAAGAGAAGGGAAAAGAGGTTGTGGAAGAAAAAGATTCAGGGGTTAATGTTTCAGAGAATAGGAAGTTTGAGGGGTTGATCG
Protein-coding regions in this window:
- the LOC108206949 gene encoding protein SENSITIVE TO PROTON RHIZOTOXICITY 1, giving the protein MSSSGDLRHFPANTITSSSLLTADPSIPLLNLAAVQTRIDAVRTILSNSLQTQTLIGKVQLQSISDEITGSIQQIVVNGTALISSSIPPTSPARPDPTLMFLDPELQSRSDIKPDIKLDTVSDDWETIELGSEELLAEFAHFCDVCGKGFKRDANLRMHMRAHGNEFKTLEALAKPEKGLNFGVKKIRFSCPMIGCNRNKCHDKFKALKTVVCVKNHFKRSHCPKSYVCSRCNKKSFSVMSDLRNHLKHCGEVKWKCTCGTSFSRKDKLFGHMALFEGHMPAIMEDEEKGKEVVEEKDSGVNVSENRKFEGLIGEYGSIEEFCLDDMLNTSNDCSLVTQMDGFFDF